A window from Methylococcus mesophilus encodes these proteins:
- a CDS encoding glycosyltransferase codes for MSVSELSIPRRLAIFASFSGQGGVEKMIANLAAGFLDAGVAVDLVLARAQGEHLDAIPAGVRIIKLNVRHTFTALPGLARYLREEKPDAILAAKDRAIRVALLARRLAGSNARLVGRLGTTVSAALQGKGRLRELAWFSGMRLFYPHMDAIVAVSQGVKDDILAITGLPSERVRVIRNPVITPELERQAVLPCEHPWLNDPAVPAIVGMGRLTRQKGFPDLIAAFARLRRDRVCRLVIVGEGGDREKLERLAEELGVSGDVGFTGFLANPHALIARCSLFVLSSLWEGSPNALTEAMALGRPVVSTDCPSGPAELLDGGRYGPLVPVGDVEALAAAMAHALDHPLPPQTLRAAVSEYTAAISAQRYLEALGLMR; via the coding sequence ATGAGCGTTTCCGAACTGTCCATTCCTCGCCGCCTGGCCATCTTCGCCTCCTTCTCCGGCCAGGGCGGCGTGGAGAAGATGATCGCGAACCTGGCCGCCGGGTTCCTCGACGCCGGTGTCGCCGTGGATCTGGTGCTGGCGCGCGCCCAGGGGGAGCACCTGGATGCGATCCCTGCCGGCGTGCGCATCATCAAGCTGAACGTCCGCCACACTTTCACCGCCCTGCCGGGCCTGGCCCGCTACCTCCGCGAAGAGAAACCGGACGCCATCCTCGCCGCCAAGGACCGCGCCATCCGGGTGGCCCTGCTCGCCCGCCGGCTGGCCGGCTCAAATGCGCGACTGGTGGGACGGCTGGGCACGACGGTCTCGGCCGCCCTCCAAGGTAAGGGCCGGCTGAGGGAACTGGCCTGGTTCAGCGGCATGCGGCTGTTTTATCCCCACATGGACGCGATCGTCGCGGTCTCCCAGGGCGTGAAAGACGACATCCTCGCCATCACCGGCCTGCCCTCCGAACGGGTCCGGGTCATCCGCAATCCCGTCATCACCCCGGAACTGGAACGGCAGGCCGTCCTCCCTTGCGAACACCCCTGGCTGAACGATCCGGCCGTCCCCGCGATCGTCGGCATGGGGCGACTGACCCGTCAGAAAGGATTTCCCGATCTCATCGCCGCCTTCGCCCGGCTCCGCCGGGACCGTGTCTGCCGCCTCGTCATCGTCGGCGAGGGCGGAGACCGGGAAAAACTGGAGCGGCTGGCGGAGGAACTCGGCGTGAGCGGAGACGTAGGCTTCACCGGCTTCCTGGCAAACCCCCATGCCCTGATCGCGCGCTGCAGCCTGTTCGTGCTGTCCTCGCTGTGGGAGGGTTCGCCGAACGCCCTGACCGAAGCGATGGCGCTGGGCCGGCCGGTCGTCTCGACCGACTGCCCCAGCGGCCCGGCGGAATTGCTGGACGGCGGCAGATACGGGCCACTGGTGCCGGTCGGCGATGTCGAAGCGCTGGCCGCGGCCATGGCGCATGCGCTGGATCACCCGCTGCCGCCGCAGACGCTACGGGCAGCCGTATCCGAATACACGGCGGCGATCAGCGCGCAGAGATACCTGGAAGCGCTGGGCCTTATGCGTTGA
- a CDS encoding SDR family oxidoreductase, whose translation MTRTVLIVGCGDIGSRVARLELAAGQRVLGMARSPETAARLAAQGIGAIAGDLDKPDSLAGLKGGWITLYHLAPPPTSGTGDPRLAALLESLPEGSLPKKVVYISTSGVYGDCGGDWVSENRAPNPRTERSRRRWAAEQYLGTWGLRHGITAVILRVPGIYGPGRLPLERIRAGVPVVREEESPYSNRIHADDLANVCFAAAERPAAEGVYNVSDGHPTTMTDYFYRVADRFGLPRPPAISLEEARRVLTPAMLSFLEESKRLDTGRMTRELQPKLLYPDLESGLAACVNA comes from the coding sequence TTGACGCGAACGGTCCTGATCGTCGGCTGCGGCGACATCGGCAGCCGGGTGGCCCGGCTGGAACTGGCTGCAGGTCAACGGGTACTCGGTATGGCCCGTTCGCCGGAGACGGCGGCGCGGCTGGCGGCGCAGGGTATCGGCGCAATAGCCGGCGATCTGGACAAGCCCGATTCCCTGGCCGGTCTGAAGGGTGGCTGGATCACGCTGTATCATCTCGCCCCGCCGCCGACTTCCGGCACAGGCGATCCGCGGCTGGCGGCTTTGCTCGAAAGCCTGCCGGAAGGGAGTCTGCCCAAGAAGGTGGTTTACATCAGCACCAGCGGCGTCTATGGCGACTGCGGCGGGGACTGGGTGAGCGAGAACCGGGCTCCCAATCCCCGAACCGAGCGCTCCCGGCGGCGCTGGGCGGCGGAACAGTATCTTGGAACCTGGGGCCTCCGGCACGGCATCACTGCGGTGATCCTGCGGGTGCCGGGCATCTACGGGCCGGGGCGTTTGCCGCTGGAGCGCATACGCGCGGGCGTCCCGGTCGTACGCGAGGAGGAGAGTCCCTATTCCAACCGCATCCATGCCGACGATCTGGCCAATGTGTGTTTCGCCGCGGCCGAGCGGCCTGCAGCCGAGGGCGTGTACAACGTCAGTGATGGCCACCCTACCACCATGACCGATTATTTCTATCGGGTCGCCGACCGCTTCGGCTTGCCGCGGCCGCCCGCGATTTCCCTGGAGGAGGCCAGGCGCGTCCTGACCCCGGCCATGCTGTCGTTTCTCGAAGAGTCCAAGCGGCTCGACACCGGCCGGATGACGAGGGAGTTGCAACCCAAGCTGCTCTATCCCGATCTGGAGAGCGGTCTGGCGGCCTGTGTCAACGCATAA
- the orn gene encoding oligoribonuclease, translating into MAQDAQNLIWIDLEMTGLDTQNDAIIEIAAIITDSQLNVLAEGPVLAIHQPESVLDRMDDWNRKQHGESGLIERVRRSTVDEAEAERLTLGFVGEWVPPNESPICGNSICQDRRFLARCMPRLEAYFHYRNLDVSTLKILAERWAPALKEGLQKQSTHRALDDIRESIAELRYYRDTVLKI; encoded by the coding sequence ATGGCTCAGGACGCACAAAATCTCATCTGGATCGATCTGGAGATGACCGGGCTGGATACCCAGAACGACGCCATCATCGAGATCGCCGCCATCATCACCGACAGCCAGCTCAACGTGCTCGCCGAAGGCCCGGTGCTGGCGATCCACCAGCCGGAATCGGTGCTGGATCGCATGGACGACTGGAATCGCAAGCAGCACGGCGAATCCGGGCTGATCGAGCGGGTGCGGCGGAGCACGGTCGACGAAGCCGAGGCCGAGCGGCTGACGCTCGGTTTCGTCGGCGAATGGGTGCCGCCGAACGAATCCCCGATCTGCGGCAACAGCATCTGCCAGGACCGCCGCTTCCTCGCGCGCTGCATGCCCAGGCTGGAGGCCTATTTCCACTACCGCAACCTTGACGTGTCGACGCTGAAGATCCTGGCTGAGCGCTGGGCGCCGGCGCTGAAGGAGGGCCTGCAGAAGCAGAGCACCCATCGGGCGTTGGACGACATCCGCGAGTCCATCGCGGAACTACGGTATTACCGCGACACCGTGCTCAAGATCTGA
- a CDS encoding M48 family metallopeptidase, which produces MNTFTTLFLAALAVSSGIEYWLARRQASHVRLHRDRVPEAFRDSVSLEDHRKAADYTLAKGSLGDVGRIVGIVILLGFTLGGGIDAIAQLWSGFELSPIATGVGVVLTTLLVSQFLELPLSLYQTFRVEERFGFNRTTPRQFAIDLGLQTALSVVIGGPLLALILWVMDSSGAQWWILAWAILMAFSILMSWAFPTFIAPLFNKFTPLADTTLKARIEALLERCGFHAQGIFVMDGSKRSGHGNAYFTGIGNNKRIVFFDTLVDSLNHDEIEAVLAHELGHFKRRHVLKMLAGTSLVTLAGFGLLGWLSGEGWFYQGLGVSEQSNAIALLLFMLVSPVFSVFLQPIMAYVQRRYEFEADDFAAGHTRARYLVNALVKLYRENASTLTPDPLYAAFHYSHPPAAIRIDHLAAKI; this is translated from the coding sequence ATGAATACCTTCACCACCCTGTTCCTGGCGGCCCTGGCCGTCTCCTCCGGCATCGAATACTGGCTGGCCCGGCGCCAGGCCAGCCATGTGCGCCTGCACCGCGACCGTGTGCCGGAAGCGTTCCGGGACAGCGTGTCGCTGGAGGACCACCGGAAGGCGGCGGACTACACCCTGGCCAAGGGCAGCCTGGGTGACGTGGGGCGGATCGTCGGCATCGTGATCCTGCTGGGATTCACCCTGGGAGGCGGGATCGACGCCATCGCCCAGCTCTGGAGCGGTTTCGAGCTCTCACCGATCGCCACCGGCGTCGGCGTTGTGCTGACGACACTGCTAGTTTCGCAATTCCTGGAGCTGCCGCTGAGCCTCTACCAGACCTTCCGGGTCGAGGAGCGCTTCGGCTTCAACCGCACCACGCCGCGCCAGTTCGCTATCGACTTGGGGCTACAGACCGCGCTTTCCGTCGTCATCGGCGGCCCCTTGCTGGCGCTGATCCTGTGGGTGATGGACAGCTCGGGCGCGCAGTGGTGGATCCTCGCCTGGGCCATCCTGATGGCGTTCTCGATCCTGATGAGCTGGGCCTTCCCGACCTTCATCGCCCCCTTGTTCAACAAGTTCACCCCACTCGCGGACACGACACTCAAGGCGCGCATCGAGGCCCTGCTCGAACGCTGCGGCTTCCACGCACAAGGCATCTTCGTCATGGACGGTTCCAAGCGCTCCGGCCACGGCAACGCGTATTTCACCGGCATCGGCAACAACAAGCGCATCGTGTTCTTCGACACCCTGGTCGACTCGCTCAACCATGACGAGATCGAAGCCGTCCTCGCCCACGAACTCGGCCACTTCAAGCGCCGCCACGTGCTGAAGATGCTGGCCGGCACGTCGCTGGTGACATTGGCGGGCTTCGGCCTGCTCGGCTGGCTGAGTGGCGAGGGCTGGTTCTATCAAGGCCTCGGCGTCAGCGAGCAATCCAATGCCATCGCTTTGCTGCTGTTCATGCTGGTATCGCCGGTGTTCTCGGTCTTCCTTCAGCCGATCATGGCCTATGTGCAGCGGCGCTACGAATTCGAGGCCGACGATTTCGCCGCCGGCCATACCCGCGCCCGCTATCTCGTCAACGCCCTGGTGAAACTCTACCGCGAGAACGCCAGCACCCTCACACCGGACCCGCTGTACGCCGCTTTCCACTACAGCCACCCGCCCGCCGCGATACGCATCGACCACCTGGCCGCGAAAATCTAG